In Nerophis ophidion isolate RoL-2023_Sa linkage group LG03, RoL_Noph_v1.0, whole genome shotgun sequence, the following are encoded in one genomic region:
- the LOC133550234 gene encoding DNA-binding protein inhibitor ID-2-like — MKAISPVRSFRKTPAALTEHSLGLSRSKTPVDDPLSLLYNMNDCYSKLKELVPSIPQNKNVSKMEILQHVIDYILDLQIALDTNVALGSTSLHHPVTASRTPLTALNTDISILSLQSPELPSELTTDDSRTLHR, encoded by the exons ATGAAAGCGATAAGCCCCGTGCGGTCTTTCCGGAAAACCCCCGCCGCCTTAACGGAGCACTCGCTGGGGCTGTCGCGGAGCAAGACCCCGGTGGACGACCCGCTGAGCCTGCTGTACAACATGAACGACTGCTACTCCAAGCTGAAGGAGCTGGTGCCCAGCATCCCGCAGAACAAGAACGTCAGCAAGATGGAAATCCTGCAGCACGTCATCGACTACATCCTGGACCTGCAGATCGCGCTCGACACCAACGTCGCACTGGGCTCGACGAGCCTCCATCACCCGGTCACGGCGTCCAGGACCCCGCTGACCGCCCTCAACACAGACATCAGCATCCTCTCGCTACAG TCTCCGGAGTTGCCATCGGAGCTGACGACAGATGACAGCCGGACTCTGCATCGCTAA